The genome window CCGCATGAGCACTGCCCACGACACCGATCTGCCCTGTAGCACCGCCACCGCCGCGGTCCGTGCCGGCATCGACCGCGACACCGCCTACGGCGCGGTGACCCCGCCGATCGTGCTGTCGTCGAACTTCAGCTTCGACGGCTTCGGCAACAAGCGCCAGTACGACTACACCCGCAGCGGCAATCCGACCCGCGACCTGCTCGGCGAAGCGCTGGCGGAACTGGAGGGCGGCGCCGGCGGCGTGATCACCGCCACCGGCATGGGCGCGATCAACCTGGTGCTCAACGCGCTGCTGCAGCCCGGCGACAAGCTGGTGGTGCCGCACGATGCGTACGGTGGCAGCTGGCGGCTGTTCAACGCGCTGGCCAAGAAGGGCCACTTCGAACTGATCACCGCCGACCTGACCGATCCGCGCTCGCTGGCCGATGCGCTGGCGCAGGCGCCGAAGCTGGTGCTGATCGAGACCCCGTCCAACCCGCTACTGCGCATCACCGACCTGCGCTTCGTCATCGACGCCACGCACAAGGCCGGCGCGCTGGCGGTGGTCGACAACACCTTCCTGTCGCCGGCGCTGCAGACCCCGATCGCCTTCGGCGCGGACCTGGTGATCCACTCCACCACCAAGTACGTCAACGGCCACAGCGACGTGGTCGGCGGTGCGGTGATCGCCGCCGATGCCGAGCTGCACCAGCAGCTGGTGTGGTGGGCCAACGCGCTGGGCCTGACCGGCTCGCCGTTCGATGCGTTCCTGACCCTGCGCGGCCTGCGCACGCTGGACGCGCGCCTGCGCGCGCACCAGGAGAACGCGCAGGCGGTGGTGGAGCTGCTGACCACGCACGCCGCGGTGCGCCAGGTGTACTACCCCGGCCTGGCCTCGCATCCGGGCCACGCGGTGGCGGCGCGGCAGCAGCGCGGCTTCGGCGCGATGATCAGCTTCGAACTGGCCGGCGGCGAGGCCGAGGTGCGCGCCTTCGTCGATGGCCTGCGCTACTTCACCCTGGCCGAATCGCTGGGCGGCGTGGAGAGCCTGATCGCGCATCCGGCGACGATGACGCATGCGGCGATGACCGCCGAGGCGCGCGCCAAGGCCGGCATTTCCGATGGCCTGCTGCGCCTGTCGGTGGGCATCGAATCCAGCGCAGACCTGATCGCCGACCTGCAGGCCGGCCTGCAGCGCGCCCAGCGCGCTGGCGAGGCGCTGGCACGCAAA of Xanthomonas sacchari contains these proteins:
- a CDS encoding O-succinylhomoserine (thiol)-lyase is translated as MSTAHDTDLPCSTATAAVRAGIDRDTAYGAVTPPIVLSSNFSFDGFGNKRQYDYTRSGNPTRDLLGEALAELEGGAGGVITATGMGAINLVLNALLQPGDKLVVPHDAYGGSWRLFNALAKKGHFELITADLTDPRSLADALAQAPKLVLIETPSNPLLRITDLRFVIDATHKAGALAVVDNTFLSPALQTPIAFGADLVIHSTTKYVNGHSDVVGGAVIAADAELHQQLVWWANALGLTGSPFDAFLTLRGLRTLDARLRAHQENAQAVVELLTTHAAVRQVYYPGLASHPGHAVAARQQRGFGAMISFELAGGEAEVRAFVDGLRYFTLAESLGGVESLIAHPATMTHAAMTAEARAKAGISDGLLRLSVGIESSADLIADLQAGLQRAQRAGEALARKRVDA